In Treponema denticola, one genomic interval encodes:
- the fusA gene encoding elongation factor G yields MGNDISKMRNIGISAHIDSGKTTLSERILFYCDRIHALHEVRGKDGVGATMDNMELEKERGITIQSASTQVKWKDYTVNVIDTPGHVDFTIEVERSLRVLDGAILVLCSVGGVQSQSITVDRQLKRYHVPRIAFVNKCDRTGANPFKVRMQLREKLGLNAYMMQIPIGLEDKLEGVVDLVTMKAMYFEGENGTQIRMAEIPQHLLADAQKYREEMIDAATMFSDELAEAFLEGAETEEMIRAAVRKGTLAEQFVPVFLGSAYKNKGIQPLLDAVGYYLPDPTEIENTALDLDENEKPVVLGTDENAPVVALGFKLEDGKYGQLTYVRVYQGTLKKGEELFNTRAKKKFKVGRLVRMNSATMEDINEGGPGDIVALFGIDCASGDTFCGGNLNYAMSSMYVPDPVISLSLTPKDKQAADQMSKALNRFTKEDPTFRSYVDKESNQTIIQGMGELHLEVYIERMKREYKCDVETGMPQVAYREAITQRADFNYTHKKQTGGSGQFGRVAGFIEPCTEQDYEFDNQIKGGAIPSEFIPSCDKGFKEAVKRGTLIGFPIVGTKVTINDGQSHPVDSSDMAFQAAAIGAFREAYKAAKPAILEPIMKVSIEGPQEFQGNIFGLINQRRGIIISSTEDDNFTRVDAEVPLSEMFGFSTILRSSTQGKAEYSMEFAKYGKAPASISEELIKEYEAKRLAEKK; encoded by the coding sequence ATGGGTAATGATATTTCTAAGATGAGAAATATCGGTATTAGTGCACACATTGACTCCGGTAAAACTACTCTTTCTGAACGAATTCTTTTTTATTGTGATAGAATTCATGCTTTACACGAGGTCCGCGGAAAGGACGGTGTGGGTGCTACGATGGATAATATGGAGCTTGAAAAGGAACGAGGTATCACGATTCAGTCGGCTTCAACTCAGGTTAAATGGAAGGATTATACGGTTAACGTAATTGACACTCCCGGACACGTAGACTTTACAATCGAAGTAGAGCGTTCTTTGCGTGTTTTGGACGGAGCTATCTTGGTTCTTTGTTCTGTCGGAGGCGTTCAGTCCCAGTCGATAACTGTTGACAGACAGTTAAAACGCTACCATGTTCCCCGAATTGCATTTGTAAATAAGTGCGATAGAACCGGCGCTAACCCATTTAAAGTTAGAATGCAGCTTAGGGAAAAACTAGGACTCAATGCTTATATGATGCAGATTCCCATAGGTTTGGAAGACAAGCTTGAAGGCGTTGTAGACCTTGTTACCATGAAGGCTATGTATTTTGAAGGCGAAAACGGTACCCAAATCCGCATGGCAGAAATCCCGCAGCATCTTTTAGCCGATGCTCAAAAATACAGGGAAGAAATGATTGATGCCGCTACCATGTTTTCCGATGAATTGGCAGAAGCCTTTTTGGAAGGTGCCGAAACCGAAGAAATGATAAGAGCTGCAGTCAGAAAGGGAACCCTTGCAGAGCAGTTTGTTCCCGTCTTCCTCGGTTCAGCTTATAAAAATAAGGGTATCCAGCCCCTTTTGGATGCCGTAGGCTATTATCTCCCCGATCCGACAGAAATCGAAAATACGGCTTTAGATCTCGATGAAAATGAAAAGCCGGTCGTTCTTGGTACGGATGAAAATGCTCCGGTAGTTGCATTAGGCTTTAAACTTGAAGACGGAAAATACGGACAGCTTACCTATGTCCGAGTTTATCAGGGAACTTTAAAGAAAGGTGAGGAGCTTTTTAATACCCGCGCTAAAAAGAAGTTTAAGGTAGGCCGTTTGGTTCGAATGAACTCTGCAACTATGGAAGATATTAACGAAGGCGGTCCCGGCGACATTGTAGCCCTCTTCGGTATTGACTGTGCTTCAGGAGATACTTTCTGCGGAGGAAACTTAAACTATGCAATGAGCTCCATGTATGTTCCGGATCCCGTTATCTCTCTTTCTCTTACACCGAAAGATAAGCAGGCTGCCGATCAAATGTCCAAGGCTCTTAACCGCTTTACAAAAGAAGACCCGACTTTCAGAAGCTATGTAGACAAGGAATCGAACCAGACCATTATTCAGGGTATGGGTGAGCTCCACTTGGAAGTTTATATTGAGCGAATGAAGAGGGAATATAAGTGTGATGTTGAAACAGGTATGCCTCAGGTTGCTTACAGAGAAGCTATTACACAGAGAGCAGACTTTAACTATACTCACAAAAAACAGACAGGCGGTTCCGGTCAGTTCGGCCGTGTTGCAGGCTTTATCGAGCCCTGCACTGAGCAAGATTATGAGTTTGACAATCAGATAAAGGGAGGAGCAATTCCTTCGGAATTTATACCTTCTTGCGATAAGGGCTTTAAAGAAGCCGTTAAAAGAGGAACCCTCATCGGATTCCCGATTGTCGGAACTAAGGTTACTATAAATGACGGACAGTCCCACCCTGTAGACTCCTCGGATATGGCCTTCCAAGCTGCTGCAATCGGAGCCTTCCGTGAGGCTTACAAGGCTGCAAAACCTGCAATTCTTGAGCCCATTATGAAGGTTTCTATCGAAGGCCCTCAGGAATTCCAAGGTAATATTTTCGGTCTTATAAACCAAAGACGAGGAATTATTATTTCATCGACGGAAGATGATAACTTTACCCGTGTAGACGCCGAAGTTCCGTTAAGCGAAATGTTCGGATTTTCTACCATCCTGCGTTCTTCAACACAGGGAAAGGCTGAATACTCTATGGAATTTGCCAAGTACGGCAAGGCTCCGGCAAGTATTTCGGAAGAACTGATAAAAGAATACGAAGCTAAACGGCTTGCAGAAAAAAAATAA
- a CDS encoding AAA family ATPase — protein sequence MLKEDLIEKSPMRKLEKALGGGLAAGEVGVVTSKKGVGKTSILVQFGLDKLLQDKPVVHISFSQHVDYAITWYNDMFNELAKKKNLGNAQEVKAQAFAKRIVLNFNQDTVRTTQILKTIRALSEGGSKPSVVMIDDFNFAKALPEAMKDMKAFAKEMGVAVWYTAAADVTSFEVDESLKKYIDEIDVLLYLENDGDFIKIKALKEHGKGASDTGSSFDAKTMLLSEK from the coding sequence ATGCTTAAAGAAGATTTGATTGAAAAAAGCCCGATGAGAAAACTTGAAAAAGCTCTCGGCGGCGGCTTGGCAGCAGGTGAGGTAGGTGTTGTTACATCAAAAAAGGGTGTAGGAAAAACATCTATTTTGGTTCAGTTCGGTTTGGATAAACTCTTACAGGACAAACCTGTTGTTCATATATCGTTCAGTCAGCATGTAGACTATGCCATAACTTGGTATAACGACATGTTTAACGAGCTTGCAAAGAAAAAGAACCTCGGCAATGCTCAGGAAGTAAAGGCTCAAGCCTTTGCAAAGAGGATTGTCTTAAACTTTAACCAAGATACGGTTAGAACTACTCAGATTTTAAAGACAATCAGGGCTTTGTCCGAAGGAGGTTCAAAGCCGTCAGTAGTTATGATTGACGACTTTAACTTTGCAAAGGCTCTGCCCGAAGCAATGAAGGACATGAAGGCCTTTGCCAAGGAAATGGGTGTTGCCGTTTGGTATACCGCTGCTGCAGATGTTACATCTTTTGAAGTTGATGAGAGTTTAAAAAAGTACATTGATGAGATTGATGTGCTTCTCTATCTCGAAAATGACGGGGATTTTATAAAGATTAAGGCTTTAAAAGAACACGGAAAGGGAGCTTCCGATACCGGCTCTTCTTTTGATGCTAAAACCATGCTTTTAAGTGAAAAATAA
- the rd gene encoding rubredoxin, with amino-acid sequence MDKYVCDLCGYVYDPALGDPDGGIAPGTAFEDIPDDWVCPLCGVGKESFTKV; translated from the coding sequence ATGGACAAATATGTATGCGATTTGTGCGGATATGTGTATGATCCGGCCTTGGGCGATCCTGACGGCGGAATTGCACCCGGAACGGCATTTGAAGATATACCTGATGATTGGGTATGCCCCCTTTGCGGAGTAGGAAAAGAAAGCTTTACAAAGGTATGA
- a CDS encoding tetratricopeptide repeat protein yields the protein MRTYRKILQTIYPFLLCFLIFSCVSTPKPPPESDSGGGITQNGGSLRPIGEGTILSLPGKNELVEKRLDSTLTSLIEKGSPESLKEAVLFIQNDSKGLTNENKLYLKIIADIMYLVYPLETNGEKPAVSNEDDTYLQILKDVKKGLYPASAGKNGFLSLILPTLVLTYDDFSETSISPYKDDIEERLLSAKALKPQAVLPYYLLGLLKEKTNSLNEAVGFYQKAWYLDSSCYPAGLKYGYFAAEAGNGDEALKIAENLSARYKENTEVKLLYTQAYIANKDWNKASDNVVSILKKEPENISALLLRIRILIEQKEYLKANALLDAYSTKNKTSKYYLLYRSRVTREWSKNLIRASEFLTEAYRYYPDDFNVLLACAEICFEASTQIDSKPAEFFIRKVLENYPENTAALSLLIKNDINNGNWNQAVTSAADLVNKYPSDTNKELLLTAYLGAGQSAQALSLAKQLYANNKNPSTKFINLYIEALYAAKEYSSISQIINQKLKGADSDLKSILYYYSAKLAQNNTTEYLNFLQSSLLSNPRNKDSLFAMYEWYLKTKDYKKAKYYLGQVIALDPSNKNIIKLSENLNKLLAD from the coding sequence GTGAGAACCTATAGAAAAATTTTGCAAACAATATACCCATTTCTCTTGTGTTTTCTCATTTTTTCTTGTGTAAGTACGCCGAAACCGCCTCCTGAAAGCGATTCAGGTGGGGGAATAACACAAAATGGAGGAAGTCTTAGACCTATAGGCGAGGGTACAATTCTTTCACTTCCGGGAAAAAATGAGCTTGTTGAAAAAAGACTCGATTCTACGCTCACATCTCTGATAGAAAAAGGCTCTCCTGAAAGTTTAAAGGAGGCTGTTCTCTTTATTCAAAATGACAGTAAAGGGCTTACAAATGAAAATAAGCTCTACCTAAAAATTATCGCCGATATTATGTACTTGGTATATCCTCTTGAAACCAATGGAGAAAAGCCTGCCGTCTCAAACGAAGATGATACTTATTTACAAATACTAAAAGATGTAAAAAAAGGGCTATATCCCGCCTCTGCCGGCAAAAACGGTTTTTTAAGTCTTATACTTCCTACTCTTGTTTTAACTTATGACGATTTTTCAGAAACATCTATAAGCCCCTATAAAGATGACATAGAAGAAAGGCTCCTTTCAGCTAAAGCACTAAAACCTCAGGCTGTTCTACCCTATTACCTTTTAGGTCTTTTAAAAGAAAAAACAAACAGCTTAAATGAAGCTGTCGGTTTTTACCAAAAAGCTTGGTATCTTGACTCCTCATGTTATCCGGCAGGCCTAAAATACGGGTACTTTGCTGCAGAAGCAGGAAACGGAGATGAAGCTTTAAAAATAGCGGAAAATTTATCGGCACGCTATAAAGAAAACACGGAAGTAAAACTCTTATACACGCAGGCCTATATAGCAAACAAAGATTGGAATAAGGCATCCGATAATGTCGTATCCATACTAAAAAAAGAACCTGAAAATATTTCAGCTCTTCTTTTGCGTATAAGAATATTGATAGAACAAAAAGAATATCTAAAGGCCAATGCTCTTTTAGACGCATACTCGACAAAAAACAAAACATCAAAGTATTATCTACTGTACCGGTCCCGCGTTACACGCGAATGGAGCAAAAACCTTATCCGAGCTTCGGAATTTTTAACGGAAGCTTATAGATACTATCCTGATGATTTTAATGTACTTTTGGCCTGTGCAGAAATATGCTTTGAAGCATCAACTCAAATCGATTCCAAGCCGGCTGAATTTTTTATTAGAAAAGTGCTGGAAAACTATCCTGAAAATACGGCAGCCTTATCTCTTTTAATAAAAAATGATATCAACAACGGAAATTGGAATCAGGCCGTAACATCTGCTGCAGATCTGGTAAATAAATATCCAAGCGATACAAACAAAGAACTTTTATTAACCGCATATTTAGGAGCCGGTCAATCTGCACAAGCCTTAAGCCTTGCAAAACAGCTTTATGCCAATAACAAAAATCCTTCAACAAAATTTATCAATCTTTATATAGAAGCTCTTTATGCAGCAAAAGAATACTCAAGTATAAGCCAAATAATAAATCAAAAACTTAAAGGAGCGGATTCGGACCTTAAGTCTATCCTATATTATTACAGTGCAAAATTAGCTCAAAACAACACAACAGAATACTTGAATTTTTTACAATCAAGTCTTTTATCCAATCCTAGAAACAAAGATTCTCTTTTTGCAATGTATGAATGGTATTTAAAAACTAAAGATTATAAAAAAGCAAAATATTATCTTGGTCAAGTAATTGCCTTAGACCCTTCAAACAAGAATATAATCAAGTTATCCGAAAATCTAAATAAATTACTTGCCGATTAA